Part of the Oncorhynchus tshawytscha isolate Ot180627B linkage group LG23, Otsh_v2.0, whole genome shotgun sequence genome, gagagaggagagagggagggagagttgagaaagggagaaggagggagagagaggatgggagagaggagagagggaggggagagaggagagagggagggagagagagggagggaaggagagaggagagagggaggggtcagatgaaagagggagggggagagaggagaaagggagtgagggagagagagggagggaggtgtcagaggaaagagagagggagggaggggagagaggagaaaggaagggagagaggagagagggagggagagagggagggagggaaaagaggagagagtaagggagagaggtgagagggagagagagagggacagagaaagggaggtatGATATAGATATGAAATGCAAACTATCACCATGTCTTTCTTGCATAGTGTATTCATAGTGTGTTCATAGTGTGAGTTGTAAATCACTAACACTGgatgtctgtacatgtgtgttgtgtgtgtgtactagaggtcgactgattatgactTCAACGCCGAtgacgattattggaggacacaAAAAACCCGAtacgattaatcggccgatttgtcatttttttgttgttgtaataatgacaattagaacaatactgaattaacacttattttaacttaatataatatatcaatacaattaatttagcctcaaataaataatgaaacatgttcaatttggtttaaataatgcaaaaacaaagtgttggagaagaaagtaagaaagctaacgtttaagttccttgctcagaacatgagaacatatgaaagctggtggttccttttaacatgagtcttcaatattcccaggtaagaagttttaggttgtagttattctaggaattataggactatttctctctatacgatttgtatttcatatacctttgactattggatgttcttataggcactttagtattgccagtgtaacagtatagcttccgcccctctccttgccgctacctgggctcgaaccaggaacacaacgacaacagccaccctcgaagcagcgttacccatgcagagcaaggggaacaaccactccaagtctcagagcgagtgacgtttgaaatgctattagcgcgcaccccactaactagctagccatttcacatcagttacaccagcctattctcgggagttgataggcttgaagtcttaaacagcagagctgctggcaaaacacatgaaagtgctgtttgaatgaatgcttacgagcctgctggtgcctaccatcgctcaatcagactgctctatcaaatcatagacttaattataacataataacacacagaaatgcaagccgtaagtcattaatatggtcgaatccggaaactatcatctcgaagacgtttattctttcagtgaaatacggaaccgttccgtattttatctaacgggtggcatccataagtctaaatattcctgttacattgcacaaccttcaatgttatgtcataattacctaaaactctggcaaattagttcgccacgagccaggcggcccaaacatttgcatataccctgactctgtgtgcaatgagcgcaagagaaatgacacaatttcacctggttaatattgcctgctaacctggatttctttttgctaaatatgcaggtttcaaaatatatacttctgtgtattgattttaagaaaggcattggtatttatggttaggtacacgttgagcaacgacagtccttttcgcgaatgcgcactgcatcgattatatgcaacgcaggacacgctagatgaactagtaatatcatcaaccatgtgtagatataactagtgattatgattgattaagcttaatgctagctagcaacttaccttggcttcttactgcattcgcggaACAGgtgggctcctcgtgaggcaggtggttagagtgttggactagttaaccctAGGGTTGCAAgactgaatccctgagctgacaaggtaaaaatcttgaacaaggcagttaacccactgttcctaggccgtcattgaaaataagaatgtgttcttaactgacttgcctagttaaataaaaattaaataaaggtgtaaaaaaaaaaatctgattgttatgaaaacttgaaatcggccccaattaatcggccattccgattaatcggccgacctctagtgtGTACCCACCTGTATCAGCAGAAGAGCTGAGGCCAGGCTCGCTGTGTGACCTCACTAGGGGCAGAAGCCCGTCACTATCCCCCCTCTCGCTCCTTCCGCCCTGACGACGCAAGTACAACGGCTGTAGGGGGAGGGGTACGCCGTTGCCGTGACCACCCTGCTGATTGACAGCTGAGGATGAGGAAGTGGGAGGAGCTgcagaggcaggggcagaggcaGAACCGCGTCGTAAAGGGGTGCAAGGCCTGACTCGTTTCTCTAGGATAGAGGAGCGCTGGCGAGAGGTGGCGCCCCCTAGCAGCTCCAACTGGGAACAACTACTGGCCAACATAGCCTGTCGCCTCAACACTGGAGACCTgcaaagaggggggagggggagggttgTTCTCTTTTGAGAAGGAGCTGTAAGAAAGTGgctgtgaactgtgtgtgtgattgtcctTGTATTTACCTGTATGTAGCTGTAGCAGTGCTAGATGAGGAGCAGGAGTTGGACCTCTCTCCTCTGTAGCATCGCCTGGCCCTGGGGCCCACCAGGGGACTCTCTACCAGGGGACTCTCCGGGGGTTGGGGAGGGGGGCCACGGAAGCTCACAtactcccctccttctcccccatctcccccctccactcccccggtgctcgctctctcccccctagCCTTCATCCCCACGAGGCCGGAGTCCTCAGAAGGTGAGGTGTCGTCTGGGATGTCAATGATCTCCGACATCAACAGAGAACCACTGTCCAtggagactggagggagggaggcggttCATTTACTTGTTTATATTAGGCTAAATTTATGAATTGGCAGTGTTGCCTGTttacagttcaagtcggaagtttacatacacttaggttggagtcattaaaacaagtttttcaacctctccacaaatttcttgttacaaactatagttttggcaagtcagttaggacatctgctttgtgcatgacacaagtaatttttccaacaattgtttacagacatattatttcacttataatttactgtatcacaattccagtgggtcagaagtttacatacactaagttgactgtgcctttaaacagctttgaaaattccagaaaattatgtcatggctttagaagctactgataggctattggaggtgtacctgtggatgtatttcaaggcctaccttcaaattcagtgcttctttgcttgacatcatgggaaaatcaaaagaaatcagccaaaacctcagatgttttttttttacgaggattaaatgtcaagaactgtgaaaaactgagtttaaatgtatttggctaaggtgtatgtaaacttctgacttgaacTGTAGGTAAAGAACCAGAGTAAATGGGCCCTTCATGGAAACTCTCCTTTCAATACCAGACTggtaaaaacatgaataacagaGCTGAAGTGAACAGAATGTAGCATGTGTGACTCTGACCCTCTCCGCTGAAGGCAGTGGATGTGGCCCTCTCTCCAGACAGCTCATTCCCATGGCTGTCAAACACCGTGGCCTAAAGACAACCACACAGCACGTGtttaatagacacacacacccgcatgcacacacaaacaaacacacagagagacaattgTCCTGTATTCCTGCTTagcacgtttctctctctctctctctttcacacacacacactcacacacacacacacacacacacacacacacacacacacacacacacacacacacacacacacacacacacacacacacacacacaccagcaaacATGTCTAGATTCCCCACTGACCTGGCTAGCTGCTCTCTGTCCCATCACTAATTCGTAAGGAGGGGACAGTCAGTGGGGTACAGAGGAACTGGACTCTCCATCGACCCGTTATAGGTGATACTGAGgacatatagacacacagacaaacaatgAAGACTGATTTTATTGGCTATTTACAAATGCTAGAGTGTGTGTTTAataataatacactgctcaaaaaaataaagggaacacttaaacaacacaatgtaactccaagtcaatcacacttctgtgaaattaaactgtccacttaggaagcaaccctgattgacaatacatttcacatgctgttgtgcaaatggaatagacaacatgtgagaattataggcaattagcaagacacccccaataaaggagtggttctgcaggtggtgaccacagaccacttctcagttcctatgcttcctggctgatgttttggtcacttttgaatgctggcggtgcattcactctagtggtagcatgagacggagtctacaacccacacaagtggctcaggtagtgcagctcatccaggatggaacaccaatgcgagctgtggcaagaaggtttgctgtgtctgtcagcgtagtgtccagagcatggaggcgctaccaggagacaggccagtacatcaggagacttggaggaggccgtaggagggcaacaacccagcagcaggaccgctacctccgcctttgtgcaaggaggagcaggaggagcactgccagagccctgcaaaatgacctccagcaggccacaaatgtgcatgtgtctgctcaaacggtcagaaacagactccatgagggtggtatgagggcccgacgtccacaggtgggggttgtgcttacagcccaacaccgtgcaggacgtttggcatttgccagagaacaccaagattggcaaattcgccactggcgccctgtgctcttcacagatgaaagcaggttcacactgagcacatgtgacacatgtgacagagtctggagacgccccgtggagaacgttctgctgcctgcaacatcctccagcatgaccggtttggcggtgggtcagtcatggtgtggggtggcatttctttggggggccgcacagccctccatgtgctcgccagaggtagcctgactgccattaggtatcgagatgagatcctcagaccccttgtgagaccatatgctggtgcggttggccctgggttcctccaaatgcaagacaatgctagacctcatgtggctggagtgtgtcagcagttcctccAAGAAGAAGGCATTAATGCTATGGACTGGCTCGCCCgttcccagacctgaatccaattgagcacatctgggacatcatgtctcgctccatccaccaacgccacgttgcaccacagactgtccaggagttggcggatgctttagtccaggtctgggaggagatccctcaggagaccatccgccacctcatcaggcgttgtagggaggtcatacaggcacatggatgccacacacactactgagcctcattttgacttgttttgaggacattacatcaaagttggatcagcctgtagtgtggttttccactttaattttgagtgtgactccaaatccagacctccatgggttgataaatttgatttccattgataatttttgtgtgattttgttgtcagcacattcaactatgtaaaaagaaaaagtatttaataagaatatttcattcattcagatctaggatgtgttattttagtgttccctttatttttttgagcagtgtatatatatatttgtcctGTTGCACACAAGTGTTTACAGTTTTTCCCCAATTGCTAACATGCATTGGTCAAAACTGAAGTCACAttgtcaaaactcttcacacagtcagTGACACAGAAATGTATTTGGACCAAACTGTGAATCATTTTTCATTGCTTCCATGTTGATACTGTAAGGTTACCGTGATGGGTTCTAGAcagttgatgagaactagaaccctccaGTACTGTCTCAGTAGACAGTGAGAActagtacagtactgtacagtgagtgtttactagacatgttgatgagaactagaaccctcacagtactgtacagtatgagtgttatacagtactgtacatgttgatgagaactagaaccctcacagtactgtacagtgttatATGAcagtgttatactagacatgttgatgagaactagaaccctcacagtactgtacagtatgagtgttatactagacatgttgatgagaactagaaccctcacagtactgtacagtagtgtTATACTAGTGTTATGAGAACTAGACATActtgatgagaacatgttgatgagaactagaaccctcacagtactgtacagtatgagtgttatactagacatgttgatgagaactagagccctcacagtactgtacagtatgacagtgttatactagacatattgatgagaactagaaccctcacagtactgtacagtatgatgagtgttatactagacatgttgatgagaactagaaccctcacagtactgtacagtatgagtgttatactagacatattgatgagaactagaaccctcacagtactgtacagtatgagtgttatactagacatgttgatgagaactagaacccagtatgagtgttatactagacattgtactgtacagtatgagtgttatactacatgttgatgagaactagatgTACTTGTATGAGTgaacatgttgatgagaactagagccctcacagtactgtacagtatgagtgttatactagacatgttgatgagaactagaaccctcacatgTTGatgagtactgtacagtatgagtgttatactagacatgttgatgagaactagaaccctcacagtactgtacagtatgagtgttatactagacatgttgatgagaactagaaccctcacagtactgtacagtatgagtgttatactagacatgttgatgagaactagaaccccctcacagtactgtacctagacatgttgatgagaactagaaccctcacagtactgtacagtatgagtgttatactacaTGTTGatactagaaccctcacagtactgtacagtatgagtgttatactagacatgtaCTTGATGATGGTTTTTGTAATTATTATTGCAGCCCTTGAATTTCTGGAATTTGTTATTATATGCAAAGATATAGAAAAAATTAAGGTTATTGAAGCAAATTGCTGCATTTCTGATTCATTCTTGTTACATATACTTTAGTACAGTCAATAAAGTGAAAAGGTGTTATTCTTATTCTGTAATGAAATACTGATTTACGTGAATATTCATTCAAACTTCAAAGAGAAGTTCCTAATTTATGTAATGCTCCCTGTTAGTGTTATTTAGGTCAGTGTGTTATGAGTGACAACGTACTGTATGCTTTCTGACTGAGAATTGTTGCCAGTGTTCTGGTCGAACGAGCTTATTTTGAGacatgtatgaagtgttttgGTGGATTGACTGAGTTCTGGAGGTGAGATTAAGTGTTTGGCCAAGATgcatgttggtaatgcagacagtgaagagttttgaaaaaatggATTCAGTATTGACCAATGCTTTTTAGCAATTGAAGAAAAACTGTAACAAATGTGTTTCTTGCATATCCCAACCTGAGACACCCGCAGAGAGTGGGGTGGGGTCACAGCTAGGGTCACCATTGTCCAGCGGTCCTGGAGCAATATCTATCACCCTGTCAGGTCCGGTATTCGAACCAGCAGCaaccccaacgctctaacctgcaggctacctgtgtgtgtgttattacctCTGTGCGTCTGTCTCAGAGCTACAGGTGTATTCAGGGGGTAGTAGGGGCGGAGGGATGGGCGGGACAAACTCCTCAAAGTCCATGATGTTGGTCAGGAAGGCGTCCTGAGGAGTGGTGCATTCTGGGTTGACGGAGCGAGAGCGGTGCGGGGCGAgctagagagaaacaaacagagatagaggggagaaatCATAAGGGATGGATAAAgaaaatattgtctgtgtgtgtgtgtgtgtgtgtgtgtgtgtgtgtggactcacCAGGTGCACTAGGTCCAGGGAGAAGATGTGTATACTACAtgtgacagtagagagagtacaGATGATGGTAGAGAGAATACTCAGACCACACGCACTGAACAACAGGTCCTGGAACAGAGAAGAGGACACTCAGACCACAAGCACTGAACAACAGGTCCTAGAACAGAGAAGAGGACACTCAGACCACAAGCACTGAACAACAGGTCCTGGAACAGAGAAGAGGACACCCAGACCACAAGCACTGAACAGCAGGTCCTGGAACAGAGAAGAGGACACTCAGACCACAAGCACTGAACAACAAGTCCTGGAACAGAGAAGAGGACACTCAGACCACAAGCACTGAACAACAGGTCCTGGAACAGAGGAGGGGAGATCAGCACGTAACACACAGGTCCTGGAACAGTGGAGGGGAGATCAGCACGTAACACACAGGTCCTGGAACAGAGGAGGGGAGATCAGCAtgtaacacacagccagggcagtTAGGAGCAGtttggttactgtttgtaatcatTTATACATACTGCAGCGTGCATCATGTGCCTTGGCAATTATATTATGCTCTGCTTACGTCATCTGCAAAAATGATTGTCGACATCAGAAAATGTAGCCCACATACTCTCAGAGAATATAGACGCCACACACtgccattaaaacacacacactgagctgtcataaaacaaacacacacacacacacacatacacactgagctgtcattaaacacacacactgagctgtcattaaacacacacacagagctgtcattaaacacacacacactgagctgtcattaaacacacacactgagctgtcattaaacacacacactgagctgtcattaaacacacacactgagctgtcattaaacacacacactgagctgtcattaaacacacacacactgagctgtcattaaacacacacacacactgagctgtcattaaacacacacactgagctgtcattaaacacacacactgagctgtcattaaacacacacactgagctgtcattaaacacacacacactgagctgtcattaaacacacacacactgagctgtcattaaacacacacacactgagctgtcattaaacacacacactgagctgtcattaaacacacacactgagctgtcattaaacacacacactgagctgtcattaaacacacacactgagctgtcattaaacacacacactgagctgtcattaaacacacacactgagctgtcattaaacacacacactgagctgtcattaaaacacacactgagctgtcattaaacacacacacactgagctgtcattaaacacacacactgagctgtcataaaacaaacacacacacacacacacacacacacacacacacatacacactgagctgtcattaaacacacacactgagctgtcattaaacacacacactgagctgtcattaaacacacacacactgagctgtcattaaacacacacactgagctgtcataaaacaaacacacacacacatacacatacacactgagctgtcattaaacacacacacactgagctgtcataaaacacacacacacactgagctggcataaaacacacacacactgagctgtcattaaacacacacactgagctgtcatgaaacacacacactgagctgtcataaaacacacacactgagctgtcataaaacacacacacacacacacacacacacacacacacacacactgagctgtcatgaaacacacacactaagctgtcataaaacacacacacacacacacacacacacacacacacacacacattcacactgagctgtcattaaacacacacactgagctgtcattaaacacacacacacactgagctgtcataaaacacacacacacactgatctgtcataaaacacacacactgagctgtcataaaacacacacacacacactgatctgtcataaaacacacacacacactgagctgtcataaaacacacacatactgagctgtcattaaacacacacacacacacactgagctgtcattaaacacacacactgagctgtcataaaacacacacacacacacatacacactgagctgtcattaaacacacacactgagctgtcataaaacacacacacacactgagctgtcataaaaacacacacactgagctgtcattaaacacacacactgagctgtcatgaaacacacacacactgagctgtcattaaacacacacactgagctgtcattaaacacacacacactgagctgtcattaaacacacacacacactgagctgtcataaacacacacacacacacactgagctgtcataaaacacacacactgagctgtcattaaacacacacacactgagctgtcattaaacacacacactgagctgtcattaaaacacacacacactgagctgtcattaaaacacacacactgagctgtcattaaacacacacactgagctgtctttaaacacacacacacactgagctgtcataaaacacacacacacactgagctgtcataaaacacacaaactgagctgtcattaaacacacacactgagctgtcattaaacacacacactgagctgtcattaaaacacacacactgagctgtcattaaacacacacactgagctgtcatgaaacacacacactgagctgtcataaaaACACacagctgtcacacacacacacacacacacacacacacacacacacactgagctgtcatgaaacacacacactgagctgtcattaaacacacacactgagctgtcattaaacacacacactgagctgtcattaaacacacacactgagctgtcattaaacacacacacactgagctgtcattaaacacacacactgagctgtcataaaacaacacacacacacacacacacacacacacacacacatacacactgagctgtcattaaacacacacactgagctgtcattaaacacacacactgagctgtcattaaacacacacacactgagctgtcattaaacacacacactgagctgtcataaaacaaacacacacacacatacacatacacactgagctgtcattaaacacacacacactgagctgtcataaaacacacacacacacactgagctggcataaaacacacacacactgagctgtcataaaaaacacacacactgagctgtcataaaacacacacactgagctgtcataaaacacacacaacacacacacacacacacacacacactgagctgtcatgaaacacacacactaagctgtcataaaacacacacacacacacacacacacacacacacacacacacacacacacacacacacacacacacacacacacacattaaacacacacacacattcacactgagctgtcattaaacacacacactgagctgtcattaaacacacacacacactgagctgtcataaaacacacacacacactgatctgtcataaaacacacacactgagctgtcataaaacacacacacacacactgatctgtcataaaacacacacacacactgagctgtactgagctgtcaaaacacacacatactgagctgtcattaaacacacacacacacacactgagctgtcattaaacacacacactgagctgtcataaaacacacacacacacacatacacactgagctgtcattaaacacacacactgagctgtcataaaacacacacacacactgagctgtcataaaacacacacactgagctgtcattaaacacacacactgagctgtcatgaaacacacacacactgagttgtCATTAAAcatacacactgagctgtcattaaacacacacacactgagctgtcattaaacacacacacacactgagctgtcataaaacacacacacacacacactgagctgtcataaaacacacacactgagctgtcattacaaaacacacacacactgagctgtcattaaacacacacactgagctgtcattaaacacacacacactgagctgtcattaaacacacacactgagctgtcattaaacacacacactgagctgtctttaaacacacacacacactgagctgtcataaaacacacacacacactgagctgtcataaacacacacactgagctgtcattaaacacacacactgagctgtcattaaacacacacactgagctgtcattaaacacacacactgagctgtcatgaaacacacacactgagctgtcataaaaacacacacacacacacacacacacacacacacacacacacacactgagctgtcatgaaacacacacactgagctgtcattaaacacacacactgagctgtcattaaacacacacactgagctgacattaaacacacacactgagctgtcattaaacacacacactgagctgtcattaaacacacacactgagctgtcattaaacacacacactgagctgtcattaaacacacacactgagctgtcaataaacacacacactgagctgtcattaaacacacacacactgagctgtcataaaagacacacacactgagctgtcattaaacacacacactgagctgtcattaaagacacacacactgggctgtcattaaaaacacacacacacacacacacacacacacacacacacacacacacacacacactgagctgtcataaaacacacacacactgagctgtcattaaacacacactgagctgtcattaaacacacacacactgagctgtcattaaacacacacacactgagctgtcattaaacacacacactgagctgtcataaaacacacacacacacacacacacatacacactgagctgtcattaaacacacacactgagctgtcattaaacacacacacacacacactgagctgtcataaaacacacacacacactgagctgtcattaaacacacacacacactgagatgtcattaaacacacacactgagctgtcataaaacacacacacacacacacacacacacactgagctgtcataaaacacacacacacacacacactgagctgtcattaaacacacacacacactgagctgtcataaaacacacacacacacactgagctgtcattaaacacacacacactgagctgtcattaaacacacacacacactgagctgtcattaaacacacacacacacacacacacacacacacacactgagctgtcattaaacacacacacactgagatgtcattaaacacacacactgagctgtcattaaagacacactgagctgtcattaaacac contains:
- the LOC121840646 gene encoding protein FAM189B-like: MGQRAASQATVFDSHGNELSGERATSTAFSGEVSMDSGSLLMSEIIDIPDDTSPSEDSGLVGMKARGERASTGGVEGGDGGEGGEYVSFRGPPPQPPESPLVESPLVGPRARRCYRGERSNSCSSSSTATATYRSPVLRRQAMLASSCSQLELLGGATSRQRSSILEKRVRPCTPLRRGSASAPASAAPPTSSSSAVNQQGGHGNGVPLPLQPLYLRRQGGRSERGDSDGLLPLVRSHSEPGLSSSADTVDFSGGSVGSKGVREGSQTSTDTGPSSEACLLPRSSLVPPSALLPRKGSVKAATMGRTLPPSKGPANSPLHLPKECNRSLGDLKVTRGLVARFLQRSKRNLASAAENSGNMGQGQKRRGGVEGNGTGHLPLEQVLRNSWGPARDPTRHTLITVVTTTPIATAATTAVIATNPL